A window from Garra rufa chromosome 14, GarRuf1.0, whole genome shotgun sequence encodes these proteins:
- the irgq2 gene encoding immunity-related GTPase family, q2 has product MADVLKSLNLLETLKESIERNNISDIRDALEDMLISRINIAITGDRNAEKATFINSLRGLSQEDEGAARFPSSSAPEELAVFPNPKHPDFRLWDLPSISSDASFEAEDYIERFKVTRYNAIIITFTERPSVNSVAVWREVRSLQKETVYFVLLASVKDTEKTLEAKKTASLGVLKAEGVPLPKVFLVQPSALEKLDFLTFLEVMRGDLPEIRSHALLLALPTFSNSLVTQKKDAFKALVWAAASLSGGVSAIPVPLVASMVDATLGVRILTKVQVSLCLDDESLERLARLRGLNLARLKALRTCALSVEVSKSEVKRRLAEAEKNTSTATTRLVELAMPRHARSVSRSFTVMLQALNTAIDDMGADAEKVVAMVTGEGR; this is encoded by the coding sequence ATGGCTGATGTGTTAAAGAGTCTTAACCTGCTGGAAACACTAAAGGAGTCCATCGAGAGGAACAACATTTCAGATATAAGAGATGCACTGGAGGACATGCTGATCAGCAGAATCAACATTGCAATCACTGGGGACCGAAATGCCGAAAAAGCCACTTTTATAAACTCCCTTCGAGGGCTGAGCCAAGAAGATGAAGGAGCAGCCCGCTTTCCATCATCTTCTGCCCCAGAGGAACTAGCTGTGTTCCCCAACCCCAAGCATCCTGACTTTCGCCTCTGGGATCTGCCATCCATCTCTAGCGATGCTTCTTTCGAGGCTGAGGATTACATAGAGCGATTCAAAGTTACGAGATACAATGCTATCATTATCACATTCACAGAGAGACCTAGTGTTAACAGTGTGGCGGTGTGGAGGGAAGTTAGGTCACTGCAGAAAGAGACAGTTTACTTTGTTTTATTAGCATCTGTGAAGGATACTGAGAAAACATTAGAGGCAAAGAAGACGGCAAGCTTAGGAGTGCTCAAGGCAGAAGGTGTTCCTCTGCCTAAAGTGTTTCTGGTGCAACCTTCAGCTTTGGAGAAGCTTGACTTTCTCACGTTTTTAGAAGTCATGAGAGGTGACCTTCCAGAGATCAGATCGCATGCGCTTCTTCTAGCACTTCCTACATTCTCCAACTCCTTGGTCACTCAGAAGAAAGATGCCTTCAAGGCACTGGTGTGGGCCGCTGCCTCATTATCCGGTGGCGTTTCTGCCATTCCCGTACCTTTGGTGGCCTCCATGGTGGATGCTACGTTGGGCGTTCGGATTCTGACCAAGGTTCAGGTTTCGCTTTGCCTGGACGACGAGTCTCTTGAGCGACTTGCGAGGCTGCGAGGTCTCAACCTTGCCAGGCTGAAGGCCCTGCGGACTTGCGCTCTCTCTGTGGAGGTCAGCAAGAGTGAAGTTAAAAGACGACTAGCGGAGGCTGAGAAAAACACAAGTACTGCAACCACCAGACTTGTGGAACTCGCCATGCCGAGACACGCCAGATCCGTCAGCCGATCTTTCACCGTTATGCTGCAGGCGCTCAACACTGCTATTGATGATATGGGTGCTGATGCTGAgaaggtggttgctatggtaacaGGAGAGGGACGGTAG
- the LOC141285112 gene encoding sialic acid-binding Ig-like lectin 12 — MNIISSCTILSMLVSNILCGDPQNNGWNITFNPPEVTAVPGLCALISCTFTYPDNAKPIKNVQWNACNETKCVKEIFRYNFKTAVKTETEEIKWLEPDLTKNNCSIIIEEIKEDDKKYAFKIVGENSNNSKVKIIIQDEPAMKVPLLSEGQEANLTCSAPFPCPETPPKITWWIKTRGENKIDLMEYNITLTTTNSFHLSTLILTPTIDLHNATVGCDVSYGSKNISTNMTLKVMYVKPLQILGKDNVTEGDTLSLNCTVESHPSSSDPVWSFNGNTDRFMNQTSAEYLTITNVTKEHAGVYGCTSTYKNKTLNASITIDVTSHASELKESSSENMPLNNTSNTTGIEDFIKNLDISKILTFLAGMVCSAFIFSVVLCCWVSCHRGKKHKVPTVNPDTEVNLETVQTDVAQTGTNEQTPLHGQLNGENPNTAAPTDEAEEDEAVEMEAVDYASIDYSLLKDRPPEGERESTDTDYAEIKRDKRGAGKEREVLQDGDEKIETLDQMEGEEELYSNSQELS, encoded by the exons ATGAATATAATTTCAAGTTGTACAATCCTCTCTATGTTGGTATCAAATATTCTGTGTGGAG ACCCTCAAAACAATGGCTGGAACATCACCTTCAATCCACCAGAAGTTACTGCAGTTCCAGGATTATGTGCTCTTATTTCATGTACCTTCACTTATCCAGATAATGCAAAACcaattaaaaatgttcagtggaATGCTTGTAATGAAACTAAATGTGTAAAGGAAATTTTCAGGTACAATTTTAAGACAGCAGTCAAAACTGAAACAGAAGAGATTAAGTGGCTTGAACCTGATCTGACGAAAAACAACTGCAGCATCATCATCGAAGAAATAAAAGAAGATGACAAAAAATATGCCTTCAAAATTGTGGGGGAAAATTCAAATAACTCCAAAGTCAAAATCATCATCCAAG ATGAGCCTGCAATGAAGGTTCCTCTTCTCAGTGAAGGACAAGAAGCCAATTTGACATGTTCAGCTCCTTTTCCTTGTCCTGAAACTCCTCCTAAAATAACATGGTGGATCAAGACAAGAGGGGAAAACAAAATTGATCTAATGGAATACAACATCACTTTAACCACCACCAACAGCTTTCACCTCTCAACATTGATCTTAACTCCAACCATTGACCTGCACAATGCCACTGTAGGATGTGACGTGAGCTACGGAAGCAAAAACATCAGTACAAATATGACCCTCAAAGTCATGT ATGTAAAGCCTCTTCAAATTCTGGGTAAAGACAATGTGACAGAAGGTGACACTCTCAGCCTGAACTGCACTGTTGAGAGTCACCCATCATCATCTGATCCTGTATGGAGTTTCAATGGAAACACAGATAGATTTATGAACCAAACGTCTGCAGAATATCTTACGATCACCAATGTGACAAAGGAGCATGCTGGGGTTTACGGCTGCACGAGTACATATAAGAACAAGACACTTAATGCATCCATCACTATCGATGTCACTA GTCATGCAAGTGAACTGAAAGAGTCCTCCAGTGAAAACATGCCGCTGAACAACACCAGCAATACTACAG GTATAGAAGATTTCATTAAGAATTTGGACATCTCAAAGATACTCACATTTCTGGCGGGAATGGTGTGTTCGGCGTTTATCTTCTCAGTGGTTTTATGTTGTTGGGTGTCTTGCCACAG AGGCAAAAAACATAAAGTGCCAACTGTGAATCCAGACACTGAAGTCAATCTGGAG ACGGTGCAGACAGACGTAGCTCAAACTGGAACCAATGAGCAAACACCACTTCATGGACAGCTTAATGGAGAGAACCCAAACACAGCTGCACCAACAGATGAAGCAGAGGAGGATGAGGCAGTCGAGATGGAAGCAGTGGACTATGCCAGCATTGACTACTCCCTTCTAAAGGACAGACCGCCTGAGGGAGAAAGGGAATCTACGGACACAGACTATGCTGAGATCAAGAGGGACAAGAGAGGAGCTGGGAAGGAAAGGGAAGTCCTTCAGGATGGGGATGAAAAGATTGAAACACTTGACCAGATGGAGGGAGAGGAGGAACTTTATTCAAACTCACAGGAGCTAAGTTAA